The following coding sequences are from one Deinococcus metalli window:
- a CDS encoding thioredoxin family protein: protein MTTSARAPRPFLPDLDLSGLVIIDFWAPWCAPCRALTPVLEQFAAIGQVRVVKVNLDEHPELDDVLNIHAIPTLILAQDGIELARQVGALTYPQLQGWVEEHQRAPS from the coding sequence ATGACGACATCTGCCCGTGCACCGCGCCCGTTTCTGCCCGACCTCGACCTCAGTGGCCTGGTGATCATTGACTTCTGGGCCCCCTGGTGCGCTCCCTGCCGGGCCCTGACGCCCGTGCTGGAACAGTTCGCCGCGATCGGGCAGGTTCGGGTGGTGAAGGTCAACCTGGACGAGCACCCGGAGTTGGATGACGTGCTGAACATCCACGCAATCCCGACGCTGATCCTGGCGCAGGATGGAATCGAGCTGGCCCGCCAGGTGGGGGCCCTGACCTATCCCCAGTTACAGGGGTGGGTCGAGGAGCACCAGAGAGCGCCTTCATAG
- a CDS encoding SRPBCC family protein: protein MQLLRTVQIGVPATAAWALLGERFGEITAWASVIMASTLDGPPRPGAVRTCHTARFGPVPPGEVRERLLVFDPAALTLTYEALSGLPAFITHAVNRWTVTPTGPATCTVTTDATLTLRGPARLLAGPLAVRLEWDAGRVLDELRHSLEHHEPHPRTRAARHAEAQRGPGHARI from the coding sequence ATGCAGCTGCTCCGCACCGTGCAGATCGGCGTCCCCGCCACCGCTGCCTGGGCACTCCTCGGCGAGCGCTTCGGGGAGATCACCGCCTGGGCGTCCGTCATCATGGCCTCGACGCTGGACGGCCCGCCCCGCCCCGGCGCCGTGCGCACCTGCCACACGGCGCGCTTTGGCCCGGTGCCGCCCGGCGAGGTGCGCGAACGCCTCCTGGTGTTCGATCCGGCGGCGCTCACACTGACGTATGAGGCCCTCAGCGGCCTGCCCGCCTTCATCACGCACGCGGTCAACCGCTGGACGGTCACGCCCACCGGCCCCGCGACCTGCACGGTGACGACCGACGCCACCCTGACCCTGCGCGGCCCGGCCCGACTGCTCGCCGGGCCGCTGGCAGTCCGCCTGGAATGGGACGCAGGACGGGTTCTGGACGAGCTGCGCCATTCCCTGGAACATCACGAACCCCACCCGCGCACCCGCGCGGCCCGCCACGCTGAGGCGCAGCGCGGCCCTGGCCACGCCCGCATCTGA
- a CDS encoding helix-turn-helix domain-containing protein, translated as MVHAATAPFGPLLRQWRAQAGLSQLALAAEAGTSPRYVSFLESGRARPGPGIVLRLADALRIPVGERNALLRAAGLSALYPDVPLDAPLLAPVRTILERVLRGHEPFPAWVVGPGLHFLAANQAAEALIPGLCRLTPDAIVTLWFGEGPLRQLVVNWPAVAWAGLAALRREAALTGDPAIHALLRHALAQAGRLSPPPDGALLEVPAICPVFRIGDQTIRTLSTVMRFDSAVEVTTASLRVELMFPADDASETYFRDRAGAAPAGSG; from the coding sequence ATGGTTCATGCTGCGACTGCCCCCTTCGGGCCGCTGCTGCGGCAATGGCGTGCCCAGGCCGGCCTGTCGCAGCTGGCCCTGGCCGCTGAGGCAGGAACGTCACCTCGCTACGTCTCCTTCCTCGAGTCCGGTCGCGCCCGTCCTGGCCCCGGGATTGTCCTGCGCCTCGCCGACGCCCTGCGGATTCCAGTCGGTGAGCGCAACGCCCTGCTCCGCGCCGCCGGACTGAGTGCCCTGTATCCGGACGTGCCTCTGGACGCGCCGCTGCTGGCCCCCGTCCGAACCATCCTGGAGCGGGTGCTGCGTGGCCACGAACCGTTTCCCGCGTGGGTGGTCGGCCCGGGCCTGCACTTCCTGGCCGCCAACCAGGCCGCCGAGGCGCTGATCCCCGGCCTGTGCCGGCTGACCCCAGACGCCATCGTGACCCTGTGGTTCGGGGAGGGCCCACTGCGGCAGCTGGTGGTGAACTGGCCTGCGGTGGCGTGGGCCGGTCTGGCCGCCCTGCGCCGGGAGGCCGCCCTGACCGGCGATCCGGCCATCCACGCCCTGCTGCGTCATGCACTGGCTCAGGCGGGCCGCCTGTCGCCTCCACCGGACGGCGCTCTGCTCGAGGTGCCAGCGATCTGCCCGGTCTTCCGGATAGGGGATCAGACGATCCGCACCCTGTCCACCGTGATGCGTTTTGATTCGGCGGTGGAGGTGACCACTGCCAGCCTGCGGGTGGAACTGATGTTTCCGGCTGACGACGCGAGCGAGACGTACTTCCGGGATCGGGCCGGCGCCGCACCTGCCGGTTCGGGGTAA